Proteins co-encoded in one Candidatus Nezhaarchaeota archaeon genomic window:
- a CDS encoding GTP 3',8-cyclase MoaA, whose amino-acid sequence MAIDRYGRKVTTLRVSITKACNLNCIYCHLEGASTGRGSEITLPQFKVAVEAARRIGID is encoded by the coding sequence ATGGCCATAGATAGGTACGGTAGGAAGGTGACTACCCTCAGGGTCTCCATCACTAAGGCCTGCAACCTAAATTGCATCTACTGCCACCTCGAAGGAGCCTCTACAGGTAGAGGCAGCGAGATAACTCTCCCTCAGTTCAAGGTAGCAGTTGAAGCAGCTAGGCGCATAGGCATAGAC
- a CDS encoding ArsR family transcriptional regulator — translation MEVEELLSSRGRVKVLKVLLSAIELNISEVAKRAGLNHTAVAVHVEALKRAGLLEEKQFGRIRILKVKLEDPRVQALKKAFEVFELYGGRGRAS, via the coding sequence GTGGAGGTCGAGGAGCTCCTATCGTCTAGAGGAAGGGTAAAAGTGCTAAAAGTCTTATTATCTGCTATAGAGCTAAACATATCTGAAGTAGCCAAGCGCGCAGGGCTTAATCATACAGCCGTAGCCGTCCACGTAGAAGCACTAAAGCGCGCAGGGCTCTTAGAGGAGAAACAGTTCGGCCGTATAAGGATCTTGAAGGTAAAGCTAGAGGATCCTAGGGTACAAGCGCTTAAGAAAGCGTTCGAGGTCTTTGAGCTGTACGGAGGTAGAGGGCGTGCCAGTTGA
- the moaC gene encoding cyclic pyranopterin monophosphate synthase MoaC encodes MVDVTKKPQVYREAVAKGVIRLRRETVKAIAEARVEKGDVLTAAQLAAIMAAKRTPELIPLCHPIPITDVDVGFRMGDEHLEVEVKVRAVASTGVEMEALTAASVALLTVWDMVKGMEKDEEGQYPFTEIASVKIESKVKGVEGVSSREA; translated from the coding sequence ATGGTCGATGTTACTAAGAAGCCACAGGTCTATCGAGAAGCCGTGGCTAAGGGGGTGATTAGGCTAAGGAGGGAGACCGTTAAGGCCATAGCTGAAGCTCGCGTGGAGAAGGGGGATGTGCTGACAGCAGCCCAGCTTGCCGCTATCATGGCCGCTAAGAGAACTCCTGAGCTAATACCACTATGCCACCCCATCCCCATAACGGATGTTGACGTGGGATTTAGGATGGGCGATGAACACCTAGAGGTTGAAGTTAAAGTTAGAGCGGTAGCCTCGACAGGCGTCGAAATGGAGGCACTCACCGCCGCCTCCGTCGCCCTACTGACAGTGTGGGACATGGTTAAGGGGATGGAGAAAGACGAAGAGGGTCAGTATCCATTCACTGAAATAGCCTCCGTGAAAATAGAGAGCAAGGTTAAGGGGGTTGAGGGTGTCAGTAGTCGAGAAGCATAG
- a CDS encoding ORC1-type DNA replication protein, which yields MRPQRELSLEGLFTPRSRLFRDEGRLSPDYVPLSLPHRETQLEEIANLFSTLLRQPGGSSVKVWLVGGVGSGKTATSKRFGALLEQWARRQGVDVRYVHVNCYKDRTFFVVAKHLAQRILPSLPERGFSAQELLDLTRRALNDQDAFLVAALDEVDYLVRAMGEYPLYALSRFCDEHLNAPERLSLILISRSHPSLFKLSAGVASGSWRGVVYFDPYTSSQVLDILRRRAEEAFIDGAVDEEALSLVADLTGVDERGAGDARFALELLWWSGKIAEGRGLRRIEPDTVRKAYAQLNPFFNREALSSLTNHERLLLLAIARALRKTGKAYVSTGEVEAEYVDLCKMLREEPRRHTRLWSLIKALTAAGLIYSKVVCGRGGRTTLMNLAGVEAAYLEGLLSPPEGGRAWRSRSSYRLEEG from the coding sequence TTGAGGCCTCAGAGAGAGCTTAGCCTCGAGGGCTTGTTCACTCCGCGAAGTAGGCTCTTTAGGGATGAAGGAAGGCTCTCACCAGACTACGTGCCCCTCAGCCTACCTCATCGAGAAACTCAGCTCGAAGAAATAGCCAACCTCTTCAGCACTCTGCTTAGACAGCCGGGGGGCTCATCAGTAAAAGTATGGCTAGTAGGGGGTGTAGGCTCCGGTAAGACTGCCACTTCGAAGAGGTTTGGGGCACTCCTTGAGCAATGGGCGCGTAGGCAGGGGGTTGACGTTAGGTATGTTCATGTGAACTGCTACAAGGATAGGACGTTCTTCGTCGTAGCCAAGCACTTAGCTCAGCGAATACTACCTAGCCTACCTGAGCGAGGCTTCTCAGCTCAGGAGCTCTTGGACTTGACGCGAAGGGCTCTAAACGACCAGGACGCCTTCCTCGTAGCTGCGCTAGACGAAGTAGACTACCTAGTTAGAGCCATGGGAGAATACCCTCTCTACGCACTATCTAGGTTTTGTGACGAGCACTTAAACGCCCCTGAGAGGCTCAGCCTCATCCTAATTTCAAGAAGCCACCCCTCACTCTTTAAGTTAAGCGCCGGCGTCGCCAGCGGCTCGTGGAGAGGGGTCGTGTACTTCGACCCATACACCTCAAGCCAAGTCCTTGACATACTAAGGAGGAGGGCTGAGGAGGCTTTCATTGACGGAGCAGTAGACGAGGAGGCTTTAAGCCTAGTGGCCGACTTAACGGGGGTTGATGAACGGGGGGCAGGGGATGCTAGGTTCGCTCTAGAGCTGCTTTGGTGGTCTGGGAAGATTGCTGAAGGCAGGGGGTTGAGGAGGATCGAGCCAGATACCGTGAGGAAGGCTTATGCTCAGCTCAATCCCTTCTTTAACCGAGAGGCCCTCTCCTCTCTAACAAACCACGAGAGGCTCCTCCTATTAGCCATAGCTAGAGCGCTGAGGAAGACAGGGAAAGCCTACGTCTCAACGGGTGAGGTGGAGGCTGAGTACGTAGACTTATGCAAGATGCTTAGAGAAGAGCCTAGAAGACATACGAGGCTCTGGTCGCTCATTAAGGCCCTGACCGCCGCTGGCCTCATATACTCTAAGGTGGTATGCGGCCGGGGAGGTAGGACCACGCTAATGAACCTGGCCGGGGTAGAGGCAGCTTACTTAGAAGGGCTCTTGAGCCCTCCTGAGGGAGGTAGGGCGTGGAGGTCGAGGAGCTCCTATCGTCTAGAGGAAGGGTAA
- a CDS encoding molybdenum cofactor biosynthesis protein MoaB: MSVVEKHRAAGPTKLKFAVIIASNRLYEAKLRGRPVEDVSGDVASAIISKAGHEIVKRCLIPNDPFKMIKEVVDAVEGGADVVVISGGTGLGPRDLTVESVTPLFEKRIPGFGELFRKLSFKVVGPAAMLSRADAGVYRSSAVFLLPGSPDAVELALTKLILPEAGHLLAEVRGLR; encoded by the coding sequence GTGTCAGTAGTCGAGAAGCATAGAGCCGCTGGACCGACAAAGCTTAAGTTCGCCGTCATAATAGCCAGCAATAGGCTTTACGAGGCAAAGCTGCGTGGAAGGCCGGTTGAAGACGTCAGCGGCGATGTAGCCTCAGCCATCATCTCTAAAGCTGGCCATGAAATAGTTAAGCGCTGCCTAATTCCCAACGACCCGTTTAAGATGATTAAAGAAGTAGTCGATGCCGTTGAGGGAGGGGCAGACGTAGTAGTCATTAGTGGAGGGACCGGGCTAGGCCCCCGCGACCTAACCGTTGAGAGCGTCACCCCGCTCTTTGAAAAGCGTATACCTGGGTTTGGTGAGCTCTTTAGAAAGCTGAGCTTTAAAGTAGTGGGCCCAGCAGCTATGCTAAGTAGGGCGGACGCAGGAGTATATCGCAGCTCTGCCGTGTTCCTACTACCTGGCTCGCCTGACGCTGTTGAGTTGGCCTTAACTAAGCTAATTCTACCTGAGGCTGGTCACTTACTAGCTGAGGTTAGAGGGCTTAGGTGA